A stretch of Nilaparvata lugens isolate BPH chromosome 12, ASM1435652v1, whole genome shotgun sequence DNA encodes these proteins:
- the LOC111060032 gene encoding elongation of very long chain fatty acids protein 4 yields the protein MDAVPVLNDVTEGRISNLINNSTRTMTEYLFEYYEWAQSLSDKRTKGWLLVDSPLPTLLCVLFYLIAVRIGPVFMRNRRPMKLKWILIPYNLLMTLLNLYIVIQLLIGSIRLGYNYLCQAIGQIDHKEELRIANAVWWYYFSKLLEFFGLRD from the exons ATGGATGCTGTTCCTGTCTTGAATGATGTAACTGAG GGAAGAATCTCCaatttaattaacaactctacTAGAACAATGACGGAATATCTTTTTGAGTATTATGAGTGGGCACAGTCACTATCAG ataaAAGAACAAAAGGCTGGCTACTTGTGGATTCACCACTGCCAACATTGCTCTGTGTTCTATTCTACCTGATAGCAGTTCGCATAGGACCTGTCTTCATGCGAAACAGGCGACCCATGAAACTTAAGTGGATTCTCATTCCCTACAACCTTCTTATGACACTACTCAACTTGTATATTGTTATACAG TTGTTGATAGGTTCGATAAGACTGGGATACAACTACTTATGTCAAGCAATTGGGCAAATCGATCACAAAGAAGAGTTAAGG ATAGCAAACGCAGTATGGTGGTACTACTTCTCAAAGCTGCTagagttttttggactcagggat
- the LOC111053931 gene encoding elongation of very long chain fatty acids protein 4 isoform X2: MSNLINSTQTMVGQLYDYYVWTLSLADDRTRGWLMVDSPMPTLLYTLLYLVIVCIGPRFMRNKKPMKLTWVLIPYNLSMAVLNLYIAIELLIASSRLRYSYVCQPIRQINHKEELRIANAVWWYYFSKLLEFCDTFFFILRKKDAQLTFLHVYHHSTMFSLWWIGIKWVPSGSTFLPAMVNSTIHVLMYSYYGLSALGPTVAKYLWWKKYLTMLQLIQFTTALILGINGIRSGCDFPLWMQYALVIYMLSFIVLFGNFYAKAYIEKGRRSMYMNGNATCVNILNGNPVVMAGTSSKKSN; encoded by the exons ATGTCGAACCTTATAAACTCCACCCAAACAATGGTGGGACAGCTGTATGATTATTATGTATGGACACTCTCACTAGCTg ATGACCGAACAAGAGGCTGGTTGATGGTAGACTCTCCCATGCCCACACTGCTCTACACCTTACTCTACCTAGTCATAGTGTGCATAGGCCCACGATTCATGCGAAACAAGAAGCCCATGAAACTAACATGGGTGCTAATACCCTACAACCTCTCAATGGCCGTTCTCAACCTGTACATAGCGATAGAG TTGTTGATAGCTTCAAGTAGACTGCGGTACAGCTACGTCTGTCAACCAATTAGACAAATTAATCACAAAGAAGAGTTAAGG ATAGCAAACGCAGTATGGTGGTACTATTTCTCGAAACTACTCGAGTTCTGCGACACGTTCTTCTTCATTCTGCGCAAGAAGGATGCGCAGTTGACGTTTCTGCACGTGTACCACCACTCGACCATGTTCTCGCTGTGGTGGATCGGCATCAAATGGGTGCCCAGTGGTTCAACCTTCCTACCTGCCATGGTCAACTCTACCATACATGTGCTCATGTATTCGTACTATGGCCTGTCTGCATTAGGGCCCACTGTTGCCAAGTACCTCTGGTGGAAGAAGTATTTGACCATGCTGCAGCTG ATCCAATTCACAACGGCTCTAATATTGGGAATTAATGGAATCAGATCAGGCTGTGACTTCCCTCTATGGATGCAGTATGCTCTAGTAATCTACATGCTGTCGTTCATTGTATTATTTGGGAACTTCTATGCGAAAGCCTACATTGAAAAg ggAAGAAGATCGATGTACATGAATGGAAACGCGACATGTGTCAACATTCTGAACGGAAACCCTGTAGTAATGGCCGGTACATCCAGCAAAAAAAGCAATTAG
- the LOC111053931 gene encoding elongation of very long chain fatty acids protein 4 isoform X1, with protein sequence MDADPPYWINLTNSTEGRMSNLINSTQTMVGQLYDYYVWTLSLADDRTRGWLMVDSPMPTLLYTLLYLVIVCIGPRFMRNKKPMKLTWVLIPYNLSMAVLNLYIAIELLIASSRLRYSYVCQPIRQINHKEELRIANAVWWYYFSKLLEFCDTFFFILRKKDAQLTFLHVYHHSTMFSLWWIGIKWVPSGSTFLPAMVNSTIHVLMYSYYGLSALGPTVAKYLWWKKYLTMLQLIQFTTALILGINGIRSGCDFPLWMQYALVIYMLSFIVLFGNFYAKAYIEKGRRSMYMNGNATCVNILNGNPVVMAGTSSKKSN encoded by the exons ATGGATGCTGATCCGCCTTACTGGATCAACTTGACTAATTCGACTGAG GGAAGGATGTCGAACCTTATAAACTCCACCCAAACAATGGTGGGACAGCTGTATGATTATTATGTATGGACACTCTCACTAGCTg ATGACCGAACAAGAGGCTGGTTGATGGTAGACTCTCCCATGCCCACACTGCTCTACACCTTACTCTACCTAGTCATAGTGTGCATAGGCCCACGATTCATGCGAAACAAGAAGCCCATGAAACTAACATGGGTGCTAATACCCTACAACCTCTCAATGGCCGTTCTCAACCTGTACATAGCGATAGAG TTGTTGATAGCTTCAAGTAGACTGCGGTACAGCTACGTCTGTCAACCAATTAGACAAATTAATCACAAAGAAGAGTTAAGG ATAGCAAACGCAGTATGGTGGTACTATTTCTCGAAACTACTCGAGTTCTGCGACACGTTCTTCTTCATTCTGCGCAAGAAGGATGCGCAGTTGACGTTTCTGCACGTGTACCACCACTCGACCATGTTCTCGCTGTGGTGGATCGGCATCAAATGGGTGCCCAGTGGTTCAACCTTCCTACCTGCCATGGTCAACTCTACCATACATGTGCTCATGTATTCGTACTATGGCCTGTCTGCATTAGGGCCCACTGTTGCCAAGTACCTCTGGTGGAAGAAGTATTTGACCATGCTGCAGCTG ATCCAATTCACAACGGCTCTAATATTGGGAATTAATGGAATCAGATCAGGCTGTGACTTCCCTCTATGGATGCAGTATGCTCTAGTAATCTACATGCTGTCGTTCATTGTATTATTTGGGAACTTCTATGCGAAAGCCTACATTGAAAAg ggAAGAAGATCGATGTACATGAATGGAAACGCGACATGTGTCAACATTCTGAACGGAAACCCTGTAGTAATGGCCGGTACATCCAGCAAAAAAAGCAATTAG